A single genomic interval of Schistocerca americana isolate TAMUIC-IGC-003095 chromosome 2, iqSchAmer2.1, whole genome shotgun sequence harbors:
- the LOC124594963 gene encoding glutathione S-transferase 1-1-like, whose translation MPSMDLYYVPGSAPCRAVQMVARAVGVDLNLKHVNLVAGEQLRPEFLKMNPMHTVPTIDDNGFYLWESRAIIGYLVDKYAKDDSLYPKEAKKRGLVNQRLYFDVGTLYARFADYYYPVIFAGGSYNPENLKKLEEAFEFLNKFLEDNDWAAGNSITIADYSLMASVSTVEILGFDIKKYSKVASWFVRAKKVIPSYEEINHAGALEFKKLLDAAIAKK comes from the exons ATGCCATCTATGGACTTGTATTATGTTCCGGGCAGTGCTCCTTGCAGAGCAGTCCAGATGGTTGCAAGAGCTGTGGGTGTTGATCTCAACTTGAAACATGTGAATCTCGTGGCAGGTGAACAGCTTCGACCAGAGTTTCTGAAGATGAATCCCATGCACACAGTTCCTACAATTGATGACAATGGCTTTTACCTTTGGGAGAG CCGTGCCATAATCGGTTACCTGGTGGATAAGTATGCCAAAGATGACTCACTATATCCTAAGGAAGCCAAGAAGAGAGGAttggtgaaccaaagactgtactTTGATGTTGGGACACTTTACGCTAGATTTGCTGATTATTAT TATCCTGTAATTTTCGCTGGAGGGAGTTATAACCCAGAGAATTTAAAGAAACTGGAAGAAGCATTTGAGTTTCtgaacaaattcttagaagataacGATTGGGCTGCTGGTAACTCCATCACTATTGCTGATTACTCCCTAATGGCATCAGTCAGTACAGTAGAG ATTCTTGGCTTTGATATAAAAAAATACTCTAAAGTTGCATCCTGGTTTGTGCGCGCAAAGAAAGTAATTCCATCTTATGAAGAAATTAACCATGCAGGAGCCTTAGAATTTAAGAAACTGCTTGATGCAGCGATTGCCAAAAAGTAA